Genomic segment of Vibrio celticus:
GCCTTTGCTTGGCCGTTACCCTGAAGAAGCGTCTGGTGGCCAACAACAACGTGCGGCCATTGCGCGCGCGCTGTATATGGAACCAAAAATCTTGCTGGCCGATGAGCCGACCGGAAGTTTAGATGAGCGCAATGCAGAAGCGGTAATGCGTTTACTGACCTCTTTGGCTCGTCAATTAGAATGTACGTTGCTGTTGGTAACACACAGTGAAAAAGTAGCTCTGCACATGGATGGTAGGATCCGTCTACAAGGAGGGCAACTGCATGTTATGGCCCGTAGTTAAGGCACTACTCGGTCACTATCGACGTTACCCACTGCAGATTATTTTGGTATGGCTTGGTTTAACCCTCGGCGTATCACTTTTGGTTGGTGTTACTGCTATCAACCAACACGCCAAGCAAAGCTATGCGCATGGTGACAAACTCTTTTCGAATCCTCTTCCTTACCGTATTCGACCAAAACACAACGCCAATAAAATCCCGCAAGGCTTTTATATCCAGCTTCGCCGTGAAGGCTTTCAACAGTGTTCTCCTCTTGATCACCATCGTATCACTGATGAAAATGGCGCAAACTTCATGGTTGTCGGTATAGATCCTGTTTCTATGCTTCAGCTACAACCTGGTATTGCGTTAAAAGATCTCACTGCTTTGAACCTCATGAAGCCACCATATCCAATCCTTGTCAGTGATGATCTTGCTGAACACATGGAATGGCACAACGGTGATTACATCCCTCTGATGGATGGCTCTGAACTTGGGCCTGTGGTTGTCGATCAAAATAACCTGATTAATGGTACAAGGTTGATTGCGGATATCTCCTTGCTCCGAATGCTTAAACGCAGTGCAGGGCTTTCCGTGATTGCGTGTTCAGACATGTCTCCCGAGAAGTTTGAACGTCTTAAAAACATGTTGCCCAATGGTTTGACAATCTCTCGCAGTTCTAAAGCTGAGCTTGAGTCGCTAACCAGTGCGTTCCACTTAAATCTAAAAGCGATGGGCATGTTGTCGTTTGTGGTTGGCCTATTCATTTTCTATCAGGCGATGTCGTTGTCATTTATTCAGCGCCAGCCGTTAGTCGGAATCTTAAGACAAACAGGTGTATCGGGCTGGCAATTGGCTAAAGCACTTTGCTTAGAATTGTTGATATTGGTCGTACTGAGCTGGATCTGCGGTAATGTATTCGGTGTCATGTTAGCCAACCAATTGTTACCAGCGGTATCTTCAAGCTTAGGCGACTTATACGACGCCAACGTTGGCTTAACGATCGACTGGAATTGGCGATGGAGCGGCTACAGCTTATTGATGGCGTTACTTGGTGCGTTTTTAGCGTGTGCTTGGCCATTGGTGCGCTTGCTTAGATCACAACCGATTCGTTTGACCTCTCGCTTATCTTTGATGCGCTTTGCGGGTACTGAGTTTACTTGGCAAGCATTGATTGGCTGTGGCTTCTTGGTTGCCGCTGTCGCCGTGTATCAAGCCCCTCAGACTCAAGAGACGGGTTTTGCGATTATCGCGCTAATGCTGATCAGTGTGGCGCTATTTACCCCGTTTTTGATGTGGAAGTTATTTAACAGCCTCTCTTATTCTTTGCGTTGGGTTCGCGCTCGCTGGTTCTTTGCTGATGCTGCTTCCAGTATGAGTTACCGTGGCGTGGCGACGATGGCGTTTATGTTGGCCTTAACAGCCAATATTGGTGTAGAAACCATGGTCGGTAGCTTTAGAGATACCACTGATAAATGGCTAACACAGCGTTTGGCTGCCGATCTGTATATCTATCCAACCAACAATGCCGCTGCTCGTATGAGTAATTGGTTATCCGACCAACCTGAAGTGGATTCGGTTTGGTGGCGTTGGGAGAAAGATGTGGCGTCTCCAGTTGGTAGCATTCAGGTAGTCAGTACGGGTCCTTCTGAAGGTGAGCTAGAAGCGCTGACGATCAAATTAGGTATTCCGAATTACTGGTATCACTTACATCACTCTAAAGGTGTGTTGATCAGTGAATCGATGTCTCTCAAGCTGGGGATTCGCCCTGGCGACTACATTGACCTCTATGACAGTCTCGGATCTGGTTGGCAGGTTGTCGGTGTTTATTACGATTATGGTAACCCTTACCATCAAGTCATGATGTCGCATCGAAACTGGCTGTATGGGTTTGCAGGGCGGGGTAATGTCGGCCTTGGCGTAATACTCAAAGACGATGTTAATTCACTAGGGCTTCGCAGCCGATTAGAAAGTGTATTCAGGCTTGGCTCTGAGCGTGTGTTCGATAACAACAACATCCACAGTCAAGCGATGCGGGTGTTCGATAGGACGTTCGCGATTGCAGATACACTAGGTAACATCACCTTGGTTATCGCCGTCTTCGGTATCTTCTTCGCGACGGTTGCGGGAGAAGTGTCTCGCCAAAGGCATATTTCCTTGCAGCGCTGTTTGGGTGTCTCGGCGAAAGAGCTGATCCTGACAGGTAGTTTGCAGTTGTTTGTGTTTGGGCTTATTTCCTCCTTAATTGCGATTCCGCTCGGATTGGCGTTAGCGAGCCTAATTGTTGATATCGTGATAAAGCAGTCTTTTGGGTGGTCACTCGAGTTACAAGTGATTCCTTGGGACTATTTGCAGACATTTGCATGGGCCATGGCAGCATTGATGCTAGCTGGTGCTTTACCAGTGATGAGAATGATTCGGAACACTCCGATGAAGTCACTGAGGGATGCGCTTTAGTATGTTTTTACGGAATACTTCAACTAAGTTAAGACAACGAATTCTGTCTTCTCTGCTATTAATCAGTTTCTTCGGCATCTTTTTAAGTGTTTGGGGTTATTACTCTTATTTCATCGATCCTGGTGAAAAGGGAGTGAATGAAGTTAACTCAATATTGGTTAATGAACACTTCAATGTGTTCGAACCTGTTTTGCCAGACCGTAATGTTTCGCTACCACAAGATTTTAAGTTCCACCCAGAGTTTCAGCACGAGTGGTGGCATTACTTTGCATCTTTGAAAGGTGATGATGGTAAAGACTATTCGGTCCAGTGGAGCTTTTTCCGTATCGCAACGGACGAACGTGAAACACCAGGGTGGCAAAGCCCTCAAGTCTATATCTCAAATGTAGTGGTCTCTTCTAAGTCCAAAGTATGGAAAGAACAGCGCATGGCTCGTGGCGGCATTGGCCAAGCGGGAATGACTAATCGTCCATTCAGGCTTTGGATTGATAACTGGAACTGGCGTGCACTCGGCAACACCCCATTCCCAGGACGCCTTCAAGTGCAAACAGACACGTTTGGAGTTGAACTCGACACCATTGCAAAAGGGCCCTATGTGCTCAACGGCGATAACGGTTATCAGAAAAAGCACGACTTATTACCTGTCGCGTCTTATAACTTCAGCGCTCCATTTTTATCGTTGAGTGGTGTGTTGAACCTAGACGGCGTTACCAAGGAAGTGGAAGGCACAGCGTGGGTACATAAAGAGTGGGGCAGTGGCTTACTTGGAGTGGGTCAGCAAGGTTGGGATTGGTTTGTATTTAACCTCGATGACGGCACAGCGCTAAGCATTAACCGCTATCGTCATAACCAACAGCTGCCTTACGTATTCGGTACATTGGCAACGCGCTCAGGCAAAGTTTACCAATTAACGGAATCCGACATTTCCATTCAACCATTGCAAAATACAACGTTGATGAATGGAAGACGGATGCCTTTACAGTGGATCATCAACGTCCCTAAGCATGATATCAACCTCACGACGCGTATTATACGCAGGGATATGTGGCTTCCATTTGTCATACCATATTGGGAAGGGCCAATAAGGGCGAGCGGGAGTCATGAAGCGACAGGCTTTATGCAGTTAACTGGCTACTAAAAAACACCTAAGGCTATCATTTGATAGCCTTTTTTTATGCCTGCGACTTTTAGCTGCCCCCAATGAATTGTGCATACAGGTTCGATGATCTCATCTATACTTAATTCATGGTGCATAACAACATTATGGAATATACGACGTATTGTTTAGTATTTGTAGGAAAAACCGAAGTTAAACATCCGAAGAAGTGATTATCTATCAATTAAACTTGGATATAAACTCGTGGTTATTCTTTGTTATTCTTTGTTATTCTTTGTTATTCGTTTATTTAAATAATAAATATAAGGGCGAAATCATGACCGACGTCATCCGTGACTTCTTTAAAATGGAATCTGCTGGCGGCATCATACTAGTCATCGCTGCGGCGATCGCAATGTTTGTAGCAAACTCACCACTGAACGAAATGTACCAAGGTGTACTTCACAGTTACGTTCTTGGTATGTCTGTGTCTCACTGGATTAATGATGGCTTAATGGCTGTCTTCTTCCTTCTAATCGGCTTAGAAGTTAAGCGCGAACTTTTAGAAGGCGCATTAAAGTCTAAAGAGACAGCAATCTTCCCAGCTATCGCAGCTGTGGGTGGTATGCTAGCTCCTGCACTTATTTACGTGCTATTTAACTCAAGTAACCCTGAAGCGCTTCAAGGTTGGGCTATCCCAGCAGCGACTGATATCGCATTCGCATTGGGTATCATGGCTCTTCTTGGCAACCGTGTACCTGTAAGCTTGAAGGTATTCCTGCTTGCACTGGCAATTATCGATGACCTAGGTGTTGTTGTTATCATTGCTCTGTTCTACTCAGGCGACCTATCAACACTTGCACTTACAGTTGGCTTCATCGCGACTGGTGTGTTGTTCATGCTAAACAACAAGCATGTGACTAAGCTGAGTGTTTATCTCATTGTTGGTGCAATTCTGTGGTTCGCAGTATTGAAGTCTGGTGTTCACGCAACATTGGCAGGTGTAGTAATTGGTTTTGCTATCCCACTGAAAGGTAATAAAGGGGAGCGTTCTCCACTGAAACACTTAGAGCATGCTCTGCACCCATACGTCGCTTTTGCAATTTTGCCAATCTTCGCATTTGCAAACGCAGGTATCTCACTAGAAGGCATCTCAATTTCAAACCTTACAGGTATGCTACCGCTTGGTATTGCTATGGGTCTATTGGTTGGTAAGCCACTGGGTATCTTCCTATTCAGCTGGGGGGCTGTGAAAACCGGCGTAGCTAAGCTTCCTGAAGGTGTGAACTTCATGAACATCTTCGCAGTATCTGTGTTGTGTGGTATTGGCTTTACGATGTCTATTTTTATCTCGTCACTGGCATTTGGTCAAACGAACGCAGATTTTGATACGCTTGCTCGATTAGGTATCTTGATGGGCTCAACGACTGCAGCTATCTTAGGTTACTTCCTGCTAAGTATTTCTCTACCGAAAACTAAGCATCAAGAAGTAAAACTATAATCGGTAGTAGGCTCGCTTAATAGGGAGCCTGCTCACTGAGTAACAAGTCAACTTCTGTGTAGCAAGAAGAGTCACAGAGTCTCCCTCGACTCATGTGACGACAAAGAACAATAAAGCCGTGATGGGCAACCCTATCACGGCTTTATTGATCTTATAACTAAGCTGCTGTTGTTCGACACCCGCGCTACGTCACATCTAGATCCACAGTGACAATGTCACGCTATTTTTCAAGCGTGGTAAATATGGTCCACTCCTCGACGATTTGTTCACTTAACCCTACCACAGTCGCTGTTACCTTACGGTTCAATGCGTGTGAAGTAGGGTCGTCGCCATCGCTTTCTAGGCGCTCTTCACCATAGCCGACAATTCGCACTCGTTCTGGTTCGATACCATTCGACAGTAACTCGTCTTGAACATTGTTTGCTCGTTTTTTTGATAGGTCTAAGTTGTACTCGTTAGAACCCACTTTACTCGCATAGCCTTGTATTTCAATCGAGGCACTTTTGTAGGTTTCAAGAAACTCTGCCATCGTGCTGATCTGGTCTGAGAAGATCGGGTTCACTTCAAATGAATCATGAGCAAAGAGTATTTTTAGCTGTCTGACTTCTTCCGCACGAATCGTTTCTCCACAACCATCATTGTCTACTTGTGATGTCTCAGGCGTACCTGGACAGATATCACGAGCGTTCACCACACCATCTCTATCATCGTCTTGCAGGTCTGCAATCTGTTCTGCTTCAGGTGTCTCGATATAAGCCTCTTCCTGCTGGTTTGAACAGGCAAATAAAGTCATCGTTAACACGGGAAGTAATAAGTAAGGTATTTTCATCATTAATACTCCACGGGCGTAGTCCACTCTTCTGGAATGTCGACCAGTAGAGCGTTCAATAAAGAACCTGTAGCGTTCATCACACGGTACTTAGCGTACTGCTCTGAATAGTGGGCATCTAGGTAATCTTTACGGGCTTCAAATAGTTCGTTCTCAGTGTTGAGTAAGTCAAGCAGAGTACGTTTGCCTATTCGGTATTGTTTTTCATATGCGATAACAGTTTCCGAAGCTGAATCAACATGATCAGATAAGAAGTTCTTTTGTTGTAACGTTAGATCCAATGCACTCCATGAGAGGCGAAGACCTTCTTCCACTTGTCGATAAGCGCGATCTCTCAGATCTTTTGCTTTGTTCAATTGGTATGCCGCAGCTTCTGAATTAGCACTGTCTGTTCCGCCGTTGTACAAGTTATATCGCATGCGTAGCATCGCGAGGGTCTCTTGACTTGAGCCTTCATCGCCACCTGCATCATCACGCCATGACTGAGAAGCCTCGATGGAGAAGGTAGGGTAGTTCACGCCCTTTGATTGTTTGTATTGGAAGTGGGCTGAATCGACATCTGCGTTTGCAACTTTGATCACTGGGTGTTGGTCTAATGCATCAACAATGGCGTCAGTTAACGACAAAGGAATTTTAGAAATATCGGCTCTTGGGTAAATCAAGCCTAGGGGTTCTTGACCCACCACTCGTCT
This window contains:
- the nhaA gene encoding Na+/H+ antiporter NhaA yields the protein MTDVIRDFFKMESAGGIILVIAAAIAMFVANSPLNEMYQGVLHSYVLGMSVSHWINDGLMAVFFLLIGLEVKRELLEGALKSKETAIFPAIAAVGGMLAPALIYVLFNSSNPEALQGWAIPAATDIAFALGIMALLGNRVPVSLKVFLLALAIIDDLGVVVIIALFYSGDLSTLALTVGFIATGVLFMLNNKHVTKLSVYLIVGAILWFAVLKSGVHATLAGVVIGFAIPLKGNKGERSPLKHLEHALHPYVAFAILPIFAFANAGISLEGISISNLTGMLPLGIAMGLLVGKPLGIFLFSWGAVKTGVAKLPEGVNFMNIFAVSVLCGIGFTMSIFISSLAFGQTNADFDTLARLGILMGSTTAAILGYFLLSISLPKTKHQEVKL
- a CDS encoding lipocalin-like domain-containing protein gives rise to the protein MRFSMFLRNTSTKLRQRILSSLLLISFFGIFLSVWGYYSYFIDPGEKGVNEVNSILVNEHFNVFEPVLPDRNVSLPQDFKFHPEFQHEWWHYFASLKGDDGKDYSVQWSFFRIATDERETPGWQSPQVYISNVVVSSKSKVWKEQRMARGGIGQAGMTNRPFRLWIDNWNWRALGNTPFPGRLQVQTDTFGVELDTIAKGPYVLNGDNGYQKKHDLLPVASYNFSAPFLSLSGVLNLDGVTKEVEGTAWVHKEWGSGLLGVGQQGWDWFVFNLDDGTALSINRYRHNQQLPYVFGTLATRSGKVYQLTESDISIQPLQNTTLMNGRRMPLQWIINVPKHDINLTTRIIRRDMWLPFVIPYWEGPIRASGSHEATGFMQLTGY
- a CDS encoding OmpA family protein, which encodes MMKIPYLLLPVLTMTLFACSNQQEEAYIETPEAEQIADLQDDDRDGVVNARDICPGTPETSQVDNDGCGETIRAEEVRQLKILFAHDSFEVNPIFSDQISTMAEFLETYKSASIEIQGYASKVGSNEYNLDLSKKRANNVQDELLSNGIEPERVRIVGYGEERLESDGDDPTSHALNRKVTATVVGLSEQIVEEWTIFTTLEK
- a CDS encoding TolC family outer membrane protein, producing the protein MKLFKLSIMCCLVASTPLTAQTLEQSVAITLATNPEIKSIFNEYVSVKKRNDASGGAYKPSIDLDAGIGYEGINPAPNNGPDTDLTRKEATISLTQLLWDGSATLNDIDRTAAEAESVRLQLIADAEDKALEVTQIYLDAVKATEVLALSESNLSIHKKIYKDIKKRANSGIGSTADVSQVEARIAKAHGNLLAAQNNLIDTHTQFRRVVGQEPLGLIYPRADISKIPLSLTDAIVDALDQHPVIKVANADVDSAHFQYKQSKGVNYPTFSIEASQSWRDDAGGDEGSSQETLAMLRMRYNLYNGGTDSANSEAAAYQLNKAKDLRDRAYRQVEEGLRLSWSALDLTLQQKNFLSDHVDSASETVIAYEKQYRIGKRTLLDLLNTENELFEARKDYLDAHYSEQYAKYRVMNATGSLLNALLVDIPEEWTTPVEY
- a CDS encoding ABC transporter permease, producing the protein MLWPVVKALLGHYRRYPLQIILVWLGLTLGVSLLVGVTAINQHAKQSYAHGDKLFSNPLPYRIRPKHNANKIPQGFYIQLRREGFQQCSPLDHHRITDENGANFMVVGIDPVSMLQLQPGIALKDLTALNLMKPPYPILVSDDLAEHMEWHNGDYIPLMDGSELGPVVVDQNNLINGTRLIADISLLRMLKRSAGLSVIACSDMSPEKFERLKNMLPNGLTISRSSKAELESLTSAFHLNLKAMGMLSFVVGLFIFYQAMSLSFIQRQPLVGILRQTGVSGWQLAKALCLELLILVVLSWICGNVFGVMLANQLLPAVSSSLGDLYDANVGLTIDWNWRWSGYSLLMALLGAFLACAWPLVRLLRSQPIRLTSRLSLMRFAGTEFTWQALIGCGFLVAAVAVYQAPQTQETGFAIIALMLISVALFTPFLMWKLFNSLSYSLRWVRARWFFADAASSMSYRGVATMAFMLALTANIGVETMVGSFRDTTDKWLTQRLAADLYIYPTNNAAARMSNWLSDQPEVDSVWWRWEKDVASPVGSIQVVSTGPSEGELEALTIKLGIPNYWYHLHHSKGVLISESMSLKLGIRPGDYIDLYDSLGSGWQVVGVYYDYGNPYHQVMMSHRNWLYGFAGRGNVGLGVILKDDVNSLGLRSRLESVFRLGSERVFDNNNIHSQAMRVFDRTFAIADTLGNITLVIAVFGIFFATVAGEVSRQRHISLQRCLGVSAKELILTGSLQLFVFGLISSLIAIPLGLALASLIVDIVIKQSFGWSLELQVIPWDYLQTFAWAMAALMLAGALPVMRMIRNTPMKSLRDAL